The Hemicordylus capensis ecotype Gifberg chromosome 13, rHemCap1.1.pri, whole genome shotgun sequence sequence catctgcaggagggccaaagttcagcagCCGTGGACTGTATCCTTTGTTTCCCCCCCCGTTGGGTTATgggaggctgtagctcagtggcagaacatctgctttgcagccAGAAagcccccggttcagtccctggcaggcaGCATCTCAGGTAGTGCTGGGCgggactcctgcccgaaacctggggaagctgctgccagtcagtgtatacaggggttcccaacctgtggtactccagatgctgctgaactacaactcccataatccccagccacaataaattatagcaggggatgataggagttgtagtttagaaacatctggagtaccacaggttggggaacccctggtgtagacagttttgagttagacagaccaatggtctgactcactgtaaggcagcttcctatggagttTAGATTGTAAGATGACCTCCCATGCTGTTGTGCTGACGTTGCTCTGTAAAATACATCTGTTTCTGAGGGTGGTGAAAACATGCTGCCATGCCttgggcccagtgttccctctcagagggattcccagatgttgttgactacaactcccagaatccccagctatgatggcttttgcttggggattctgggagttgtagtgaaccacatctgggcatccctgttggAGGGGACACTGCTTGAGCCTCCCCTTGTGCGGAAGGTCTTCTGCAGCCCGAATCCTCAGGTCCATTACATCACACCTCTGAGGGGGTTTTCTCACACAGAAGCTCCAAAGCTGCAGTAACCATGGAGTGGTTttaggggtggaggtggggggagcactaAAAAGCTCTTTGGAGAAGCAGTGTTAATCTTAGTAATAGCTAGGCTATGAGCTGTAAGTGGGAGGTGAGTCAACTCAGCTCGGGAAAGGCGAAGATTTGTAGTGTTCTGCTAGGAAATCTTTGCAATGCAAGAGCAATATTTTGTGAAATGTGAGGTTGGGACTGTTTGCAGAGAGGTCTGtgcagaggaagggaagagaaatggAGGCAGGGGCTTAAGCTGGGGGAGCCTAGCCTTTCATTTTCAGGTACACGAGTTTCAGCAGGGtcaggtttctcaaacttgggccctcagatgcttcaggactacaactcccgtcatcccctcCCACAATGGCCAGAAAACATTGGGAGGTGTAGTcccgaggacccaagtttgcGTTCCCCTGCCTTATGGGAGTTGGGCCAAAGGTTGATGAAGTCCCACATCCTGCTTCTCGTACACATCCTTGGGCATAGTTTTagtagggcagggtttctcagacttgggtccctagatggccaaaggccattgtggctgaggatgaagggagtttatttattaaaacatttatatatatttatttattttatttattaaaacatttttataccgcccaaaacttaacgtctctgggcggttgtgGTCCAAACGCATCTGGAGGGGCAAATTGTGTAGCCCTGGTTTAGACGACACCGAGAGCTGACTCGGTATTCTGTGTTCTTATATTCCTAAGGGGCTTGTGCTGGATCCCAGAGAGGACAGGAGCCAATGGGGGGCTTAAGGGAGGGTGCCAGGGCTTGTTCAAccccctcccttcctgctcttGCTTCCAGGTACCGCCGGAGTGATCATCTCTCTGAGCCGCATCTTCACCAAACTCCTCTTGTCAGACGAGAAGGAGAAcaccatcatcttcttcttcatctccaTCAGCCTGGAGCTCACCTGTTTTATCCTCCACCTGTTGGTGAAGCGGACACACTTTGTGAAATACTACACCGCTCGTTCCCGGGATGCGGCATCCGAGTTCAAAGGAGCCATGGACCGCGGGACGGGATACAGGGTTCACCACGACGTCACTGCGGAAGACATCCGATTCGTAGGTGTCCTTTTGGGGTGACCAATAGAAGCACACTTTGTTTATACACCACCATTCGTCCTAAGACCCCCAGGTGGTTAAcgacaagataaaaacaattccataaaaacagaacaaatgctGCTAAATATTTAGAAAGGGCAAGGGatagctcattggccaaaagcctgaataagaagagcactttcctcctaaagactGGCAGAGGGGAAGCAATGCAGATCTCGGCTGAGAGCGTGTTCctcagcctgggggcagcaactgagaaggccctgtcctgtgtgctcgacaaacgggcctcagcaggtgttggcacacagaacagagccctcccagccgatctagtcaggtgggtagattcagctgggagcagacgATCCCTAAAGTATccggggcccaagccatttagggctttaaaggtaatgaccagcactttgaattgtacctGAAAATAGACCAGCAGCCAATGCAGCGCCTTCAAGACTGGAGTAATGTGTGCACGGCGAGCagtcccagagatcagtctggcatCCGCATTCTGCATCATCTGTAGTTTCCAAAtagttttcaagggcagccccacattattattattattatttatttacacagtcagacaagtgttattgactggtttgttttatccagatatcgagtccttcccaaggacctgggatggctgaactttattatcaatgttgttgctgttattatagatattgtcgcagaatataggctgttcccagtaaagctgctttttgtaattggctgatggtgatttctgtggcccctatggtgttgaggtgctcttcaaggtcttttgggactgcacccagggcgccaatgaccactgggattatttgggtctttttctgccacagcctttcaatttcaatttgtagatctttgtatttggtgatttttttctattgcaATAATCCAACATAACGTGACTAAGACATGGGTGACAGGCCAGATCAACCCTCCCAAGGAAGGGTCGCAACATGGTGAAGGTCAGGGCAGCCAGGGACAAATGTGGTGGTTCTAATATCATGAAGCTTTGGTTAACTTTAAATTTAGAATGAAGTTGATGGAttgggaaaggtgtgtgtgtgtgtgtgtgtgtggttttttagtGTGTTGTGGCATTTTGGATGCAAAGGACCTTTGGCCATGGAGAAGCCCTTGTTTGAGGAGGTGGATGCTGCCCTCTGTTGGTAAACTGCAGCATCACAGATCATGCTGGGATCTGGGATCTTTGCAAAGAAGTGGAAGCTGCAGAGGCCATGAAAGGCCCTTCCATTCCTGGCTCCTGGTTCTGGGCAGCCTCCTCATCACCACTGGAACTCCCCCATGGCTGGAGGCAATATGCCACTCAGGGGTGGCCCACAGTATTGTGGTGCCGAAGTCAAGGCACAAAATGCTTCCTAGTTGGGGAGcagccccctttcagaaccaAGCTTTGGAAGTgacggagaggagaggagagaaggttgccagcagcctcctcttttctccttgtgcTTCCAGCAAGCTTTGCAAGGTGTGTAAGGTAAGGAGCTGCTTGCAAGGGTCAAAGGgggcccaaagagctgctccagcgGGGATTGTGGGGGGCATCTTACAGCCCTGCTGCAGCCCCAATAACCTACTACCTGAGACAAGTGCCTCACCttgctcatgaaagggctgccccaatGCCACTGTATACCAGCTGCTGGGGAGTGACCACACAGGAGGGCGgttgccttcctgcccaccctgtgagcttcctagaggcatctgattggctgctggagGAAGCCAGATGCTGGACTAAGAGCCAGCAGGGCTCTGCTTAAGTGAAGACTGCCATCTACAGTTTCAAACTGGACTGTCAATTGCCATTATTTTGTGGGAAAGCCTGGAAGCTAGGGCATGAAGCTTGGTTTGAagttttcttctttccttcccctcccaggAAAATCGCCCTCATGAGCAAGAAGGCTCCCCTCCAGATGTCTTTGGGCAGGAAGGCGAGCTGGCTGGGAGCGGCACCTACATGAGATTTGACGTCCCTCGGACAAAAATCAAAAGGAGTTGGCCCAGCTTCAGAGGTAACAGGGATTTAAAACCAAAAGAAGACGCAACATTAAATTGCCGCCTTgtctacctcgcagggttgttatgaggattaATATGGCGGGGAAAGAACCAAGTGTGTCACCTTGAGCTCTTGGGAGGACAGATGTAGTAACTAAACAAATGGGCAGGTTGAGGATGAGCCTTCCTAGATGAACTTGGAGCATGCCTCAGAACCTCCTGTGACttagcaaaggattctgggatgcCCTTTCAGCAGCGTGAGAGCCTGGACTAGCAGGCTGCTTCCAGCATGCTTGGTGCCCCTTGAGCTGTGCTgtcctaggcagctgcctagcaTGCTGATACAATTGAGCCAAACCTGCTGATTTCAACCCGATGTTGATTCTTTTGTTGCCCTCTGGTAGATATGATGCTCCATCGCTATATTGTCTCCAGGGTGATCTGGGCTTACATGCTGTCCATCGCGGTGACTTACTTCATCACACTGTGCCTCTTTCCCGGACTGGAGTCAGAAATCCGGAACTGCACTCTCGGGGAGTGGCTCCCCATTCTTATCATGGCGATCTTCAACCTCTCAGACTTTGTGGGCAAGGTAGGAGTTCCACCTCGTTGGTGGGAAAGATACATGATTTATTCATGGGGTTTGGTGGGGTGTGGATGGCCCTACCCTGTTGCATGGAGCTTGGCTTACTCACACGAGCCACCTGGAACTCTGtaacaggcctggttcacacaatcgctCGAATCTGGGCCTAATGTGGAttgccaacattagcatgattttGTGAACCCATGTGCCAAGTTGGGAATCTCAGATCCAtctcgggccataaaccaccttggtgtgggttcacacaattggtCTGTCTATAAACCATTTGGTCCATCTATATTTTTAGCATTGTTTACCCTGACTggtaacagctctccagggtttcaggcagggttttttcttttccccGGCcatacctggagctgccaggcatTGAACTTCCCACTTGCAAAGCAAGTGTTCTGCTACAGAGCTATGAATGCTGCTAATGAACACATGAAGGTGCTGCCTGCTGAGTCTGGCCCTTGACCCATTTAGcgtagtctacactgactggcagcagctctccagaaatccatgcattctctcccccagccccatctgggaatgccagggattgaacctggggccttctgaatgCAGACCAGATGCTCTTGCCCTGAACTATGACCCCGCCCCCTTCTGATGCTGTCTATAAATACAcaaaaacacaccccaccccactctgatTCTCTGAGAAAATCCTACCTCCAGACCTGTCTCCCTTTGTTTCCAGATCCTCGCTGCCTTGCCTTACGACTGGAGAGGGACCCACCTGCTCATCTACTCTTGCCTGCGCGTGGTCTTCATCCCTCTGTTCATCATGTGTGTGTATCCCAACGGGAAGCCCGCCTTTGGCCACCCTGCCTGGCCCTGCATCTTCTCCCTCCTCATGGGGATCACCAACGGCTACTTTGGCAGCGTCCCCATGATTCTCGCGGCTGGCAAAGTGAGCCCAGAGCAGCGGGAGCTGGCCGGTAGGTGGAGCAGGCTGCTCGGCCTCGGGGAGGGTGAGCCTCCAGGTGGGCGGGCCCTGAGCCCAGGTTCAGGGTGGCTGTTGGTCCAAATGGCCCAGAAGTGGTGCTTGCTCCAGAaggggcaggggttcccaacctgtggtaccccagatgttgctgaactacaacgcccatcacccccagctacaatttattggggttgggcattatgggagttgtcgttcagcaacatctggagcaccacaggttgggaacccctgagtgaGGGGGAAGAAGCCATGTGTACAGTAGAAGCTTTTCTCTATAAATCCGTAGAGCGGGAAGCTGCCAAAAAATTTGTTAAAATGCTGTGCTGAATGGATGGGGCCAGATTCACACACTAATTTGCCAAGCGTGCTCAGCCCAGGAGAAATCAAAACAGATCTTGAGTTTCCCTCCACAAAAGGGTTTAAGTTGGGGCTGCACCACTTTGCCCCTTCGGCTattttggactacagtgcccaagatccgcagccactgtggccaatagtcagggatgataggagttgtagtccaacattggcCAGAGGGCCGAATTTGTGCAGCCCTTGTTTAAGTCTGCTCCACTTGAGATGCAAGCCCCAAAGTGATTGTGTAACTTGGCCCTGGGAGGTCCTAGGAATCCAACTTTGTTACCAGAAAGGAACAAACCCCATACACCCAAGCGCTTTGTTGTCCCTTTGTATGGATTTTCATTGTAAGCCATTTAAATGGAAGGAGAAGCAATTTATTCACAATGGCTGCCATGATGTGCAGCAGTAAGTTAGCAGGAGAAGGACTCCATGTTTGCAAAGAGTCTTCATTGTCCCTGCACCAAACGGGTGCAACAGGggagctgtttttttaaaaacctcttccCTTGCCACAAAAGACTTTCTGCTTGCATAAATTTGTGCCCGAGGGTTGTGCAGCCGTCAGACACTTATTTATGTGAGCAGAAAGGCCTCCTGCAGCAAAAGGAAAGATGCAAAaatcttcctccttccctctccacactctcataggaacataggaaactgtcagacccgtgattcatctagctcagcatcacctatactgactggcagcagctctccaaggtttcaagcaggagtcttccccagccctacctggagatgctgccagggtttgaactgtGGCCCCTTCCGCTTAGAAGCTGCTGTCGACTGAGCCCTAGCATTGGCCCCtgtagctctgtattgtctacacctgtggtacaccagctgttgtcaaactacaactcccctaaacaaattgtagttggggattaCGATCCGGAGTTGCAAAGATTAGgaacccctggtctgcactggctggcagtgactctctCAGGTTTCAAAACGTATATTAAGagtagtatatataccgtgtgtaagagtctattcacacacacacaactcacatGAAACATGGGTAAATTAGACATATataatgaaacacacaattactgaagaagatgtctgtgttctagacccaaaaagtgtggctgaaggtcaatgtatatgtttaatttaccCATGTTTCatgtaaggtgtgtgtgtgtgtgtgtgtgtgtgtgtgtgtgtgtgtgtgtgtgtgtgtagactctTACACACAGTATATATACTACTCTTAGTATACGTTTTGTTCCTTTGGTCCGTGTATCCTCGATTCTTTtatctcccaggtttcaggcagggtctttcccagccctgcctgaagatgctgccagggattgagcctgggaccttccgcCTGCCAAGCAGGGGCTCCGCCTCCCAACTTCTGGCCCCACCCTTTGGCTGTGCGAGAAGCCTTCAGGGCAGGGATGCGAAAGGCTTTTTGCAAATGCACAGCCCTCCTCCTCTGGTCCACTTACTGTAGCACGCCAGCGAAGAACAAGAACATTAAAAATGATATTTCATCTGCAATTGCAAAAAACAAACCCGACGTTTTGAATCCGCTTTAACAGTCCTCTCCTGCctgtttctttcctctctcttagGCAACACCATGACGGTGTCCTACATGACAGGACTGACACTGGGTTCTGCTGTGGCCTATTTTGCCTACAGCCTCACCAGCATGTCCCACAGCACTTGCATCCGCACCGAAACCTACAACAGCTCTTCCACCGAAGGGTACTGAACGGGGCCGCCCCAAATGCTGCGTCCGGTCAGtgggcagcaggcaagctgcatcAGGGGAAGGGGATTCTGAGCATCCGCTGACCTGCAGGCTTAGCCTGAAATGTGTTGGTGCCTGAGGTGGGGAAATCCAAACGTCACTCTCCCATCTGCATACCAGTTTAGCACTGGGCGCAATCCACAAGGAAGGCCTCCTGTTGAAAGGAATGGGTGGAGCATGGCAGGGACTTCCCCGTGGATTCTGTGTGCCCCATGGGCTGGATCTGAGGGTTCCCCACGTTGCCATCCCGAATGGCACTCGGATCCATCACCTGAGACGGCCACCTAGCCTTCCTTTCCATAAGGGGCTGCCTTTGGTGTCCTGCATCATGTTTTTTGGTGCTTGCATCATCAACAgtagaaaaagaaattaaaaactcCCCTTCCTATGAATTCTCCTTCTGCCCTCTGATAATCAGAAGGAACTGCCACAAAACTTAAGCATCCCGGGCAACTTGGCTTTTCGGTCTGGAGCTGTGCATGTTGTTTCCaaaggggagggagagctggccttgaagtagcaagcatgagttgttccatttcctaagcagagtctgccttggtctgcatttggatggagactacatgtgagcactgtcagatattcccctgaggggatggggccaaagttcagtggcagagcatctgcttcgcatgctgaaggtcccgggtgcactccctggcagcatctccgggcagggctgggagagacccctaagcctgaaaccttggagggccgctgccggtcagtgtagacaatcctgagctggatggaccaagggtctgatttggtcGGAGGCAGCGTCATGCGTTCTTAAGGCTTCAGAAGgaaaaatgactggcccagaaacGTTCCTGAAAGCTGAGGTGGTTTGGGCCGTGGATTGTAAGGGGCAGAGACTGAAAGGTCTTGCTCAACCCAAGGTGTTCTTACCAGCCTGGTTTCAAGTTTCACCTCCTCCAAAAGTTGTCAGATGCAAAAGAAAAGGCATACTTTGTTTCCTGACGGGAGTGGGGGCCGTATAGTGCAGTTTCCCCCAGCCTCTAGTGCAACAGCCTGCTTCCCACTTCAGATAGCAGCTGGTAGgatttttaaatggaaatgttCCCCTTTAAAACAAAATTCCCTGCACATGGGAAAACTAGTGGAAAGTTTCTAACCTAGCCTTCTCCCTGCCAAGCTAGTGTTCTAGCTGCAGAGCAGTCATGGAGCATTCAAGCAGGCGATCCCCTCCATATTCACAGATACTCCCTgccagtctgaagtggtacagtccaagaaAAACTGTACCATGTGAGTCAGAGACACACACCGATGGGCACTTGCTTGCTCTCGGGATGGCAGAAGCAAGTGGCTTCCATACTGCCATACATGGCTTTCA is a genomic window containing:
- the SLC29A4 gene encoding equilibrative nucleoside transporter 4 encodes the protein MGSVGGDHFKDVSPVVTPEGNVVMSFSFDSYQLEEEELQAKGCQAKGVLTFMEPACEEPEPQDRYHGIYFAMLLAGVGFLLPYNSFITDVDYLHRKYPGTSIVFDMSLTYILVALVAVILNNALVEMLSLHTRIAVGYLFALGPLLFVSICDVWLELFSRQQAYAINLIAVGVVAFGCTVQQSSFYGYTGMLPKRYTQGVMTGESTAGVIISLSRIFTKLLLSDEKENTIIFFFISISLELTCFILHLLVKRTHFVKYYTARSRDAASEFKGAMDRGTGYRVHHDVTAEDIRFENRPHEQEGSPPDVFGQEGELAGSGTYMRFDVPRTKIKRSWPSFRDMMLHRYIVSRVIWAYMLSIAVTYFITLCLFPGLESEIRNCTLGEWLPILIMAIFNLSDFVGKILAALPYDWRGTHLLIYSCLRVVFIPLFIMCVYPNGKPAFGHPAWPCIFSLLMGITNGYFGSVPMILAAGKVSPEQRELAGNTMTVSYMTGLTLGSAVAYFAYSLTSMSHSTCIRTETYNSSSTEGY